TACTCAGCATTAACCTTGTAACGGGGGCAAGGCGAGTCCTTAAATTGTTGTTACAGTATTAAACTATGGAACTTTTAGCTCCCGTCGGATCAAAAGAATCTTTTATTACCGCCATTCGCGCAGGGGCGGACGCCGTTTACATCGGCGTCCCCGATTTTAATGCGCGTATTTCCGCATCAAAGATCAGCTTTTACGATCTCGAGGTGTTAATCAGCCACGCTCACGAAAAAAAGGTAAAAGTATTTCTTGCCTTGAATACCTTAATCAAACACGAAGAAATTCACGATGTGGTAAAAAACATTACCTATATTGAGCACCTCAAGCCGGATGCATTAATCATTCAGGATCTCGGTATTGCCGGTATCATTAGAAAATATTTTCCGGAAATACAGCTTCACGCGAGCACCCAGATGGCGGTGCACAACAGAATGGGGGTAGATTTTCTTGCCCAGCACGGATTTAAACGCGCTATTTTGGCGCGGGAGCTTTCTTTTGCCGAGCTCAACATAATTGCCAAGGGTTCTCCGATTCCGTTGGAAGTATTTTGTCACGGGGCGCTGTGTTTTTCATTGTCCGGTATGTGTCTTTTTTCAAGTTTTATCGGGGGATTAAGCGGGAACAGGGGAAGATGCACCCAGCCCTGCCGACGCCGCTGGCAAAACGGAAAAAATCTCGGCTACCTTTTTTCGCCGCGGGATTTGGAACTCGCCGGGCATATCGGAAAACTAAAAAAAATCGGTATCGCGTCGTTTAAAATAGAAGGACGCATGCGAAGCAGCGAGTATGTATACCGCG
This sequence is a window from Elusimicrobiota bacterium. Protein-coding genes within it:
- a CDS encoding U32 family peptidase; this translates as MELLAPVGSKESFITAIRAGADAVYIGVPDFNARISASKISFYDLEVLISHAHEKKVKVFLALNTLIKHEEIHDVVKNITYIEHLKPDALIIQDLGIAGIIRKYFPEIQLHASTQMAVHNRMGVDFLAQHGFKRAILARELSFAELNIIAKGSPIPLEVFCHGALCFSLSGMCLFSSFIGGLSGNRGRCTQPCRRRWQNGKNLGYLFSPRDLELAGHIGKLKKIGIASFKIEGRMRSSEYVYR